A window of Chiloscyllium punctatum isolate Juve2018m chromosome 37, sChiPun1.3, whole genome shotgun sequence contains these coding sequences:
- the blcap gene encoding apoptosis inducing factor BLCAP, producing MYCLQWLLPVLLIPKPLNPALWFNHSMFMGFYLLSFLLERKPCTICALVFLAALFLICYSCWGNCFLYHCGGAPLPDSAHDPNIVGT from the coding sequence ATGTACTGTCTGCAGTGGCTGCTGCCCGTCCTGCTCATCCCCAAACCCCTGAACCCTGCATTGTGGTTCAACCACTCCATGTTCATGGGCTTCTACCTGCTGAGCTTCCTGCTGGAGAGGAAACCCTGCACCATCTGCGCGCTGGTCTTCCTGGCCGCCCTCTTTCTCATCTGCTACAGCTGCTGGGGCAACTGCTTCCTCTACCACTGCGGCGGAGCACCGCTGCCGGACTCCGCTCACGACCCCAACATCGTGGGCACCTAG